A genomic stretch from Microplitis mediator isolate UGA2020A chromosome 10, iyMicMedi2.1, whole genome shotgun sequence includes:
- the LOC130676045 gene encoding DNA polymerase theta isoform X2 translates to MYYFQDLLSETGVKVQGFMGGVHPPGGFAATDLAIATIEKANSLINQLMEEKELETLGAVVIDELHLLGDSHRGYLLELLLTKLKYMTLKEEHVHIQLIGMSATLPNLSLLANWLDAELYKTDFRPVPLKELCKIGTTLYDNQLNSLRELNPHSELSTDPDNIIQLCLETVLDSHSVLIFCPSKQWCESLAQQVAGAFYKIGNQDTELGCNLRNQLSKDAIMETLEQLKRTPIGLDKVLRNTVSFGVAFHHAGLTMDERDVIEGAFRTGALRVLTATSTLSSGVNLPARRVIIRTPMFHGQVIDTLTYKQMIGRAGRMGKDTAGESILVCKPIEKHTVSNLLKSDLKPIESCLEGSRLLVRALLEAVASEVAYTINDIEAYMRCTLLKFTSNTSLVEEMTKEAIEFLVKNELLLMQKSVDGICRWVATQLGKACLAASVPPTDGLFLFEELQKARRCFVLDTELHVIYLVTPFNSSNQIGQIDWYTFLEIWKNISESERRVGQLVGVSEAYLLSAVRCPPKPSKTLDIHKRFFSALALHDLVREVSLNAVCRKYDCVRGVIQSLQQTASTFAGMVTQFCKKLGWNCIELLVSQFQARLQFGVCRELLDLLRLPMLNGLRARSLFKEGITTVAELAIADAMDVERALYKALPFESEKEQFGEHEIEAARRNEMRTVFVTGKDGLTPSEAALMLVNEARALVQCELGLEQVQWDKKDQSRRATGLEVSKSLSGVNQISQLTEVVALSRANSGLSSGSNVSENALIPCAQQEIQSQVMNSNRTQAENQEDDTEDDFVLLLNTPDVIEDITDDEEMNNDKKINQDKFKNEKIVQQIPEEIPEAVTTPSSLITSTSNRRRSYSQSPSLFGDSLVLDTQECNLLDQNIIDLDGVVFDDINFSVEQASKVQKPETSMTKDKYNKPEEKRNPETSSQSSYKSLVWNEDTWNSTKGGQDVNKRLQNQLDSFKNLKEPTVEILRQEKLKDCNQYRTPKRKRSTDSNSERTPLDKLQRASKRKYSSPTAEKSPIASLITYDTNRRLSTGSNKSEDETVSPSQTLEPFGSVQKNRTRIKMMSMRSRTQKTLRLGETSVVKLQSRNNVELNSIPTTSKVNQIQVEVQVHNAANSDDDDDMFLCDDCSTANVAPILDKKIPETTYILTEKRVALKNKHNKIVNKKSLLEELSIVNISDRIKFNEFKFEIDGKEEIALALACEIFSYDTVGIGTKIINNEAYQDFKRRLKNTDGIYDDKKLCGVSITWGENIYYLPFENFRENNRVPVKERMSFLTELLSTKKLTVKCFQLKEIYKTLYKCCGLTPSCKFIDPTTANWLLNSDITYNNFEELIKENLPESKIHLNNIKRTPNDIGPGMNVRSEVPSKIRACTEALLTWFLLDNLKKKLEAQDPVLLDTFKHVEMGVIPLLARMELTGLGISLEPLEELSKAILDEMSQLEKQAYSLAGKKFNFLSPRGVLEVLGLNKGKKVCANKAVLEQCDHPIAKMIIYWRKLNTIHIKNICPLLNNAKGSNRIHGNCCTTTVTGRIVMNEPNLQNVPRDFNAPDNSKLISIRTAFVPALDNVLLSADYCQLELRILAHLSKEPKLCSVLKKPGDVFKNIAARWYNTTESRVDDTMRQRAKQLCYGMIYGMGIKTLAETLQVDETEAREFLETFMGAYPGIQKWLIEAVEVARKQGYVTTLMKRRRLLPDLNNESSGLKRQAERQAVNTKIQGSAADIAKKAMILIDERLRKEFPDMMMVFSGATAKRKLRRSRDTSPKGAYLVLHLHDELIYEVNATNVDKVAKIVKESMEHAYSLSVPLPVKVKIGSTWGELKEYKFDT, encoded by the coding sequence atgtattactTTCAAGACCTTTTATCAGAAACTGGTGTCAAAGTTCAAGGTTTCATGGGAGGCGTTCATCCACCTGGAGGTTTTGCTGCAACAGACTTAGCAATAGCAACTATTGAAAAAGCAAattctttaataaatcaaCTTATGGAAGAAAAAGAACTAGAAACTCTTGGTGCTGTTGTTATTGATGAATTACATCTTCTTGGTGATTCTCACAGGGgttatttattagaattattattgaCTAAATTGAAATATATGACTTTAAAAGAAGAACATGTTCATATACAATTGATTGGAATGTCTGCAACACTTCCAAATCTCAGTTTATTGGCAAACTGGTTGGATGCTGAACTTTATAAAACGGATTTTCGTCCAGTACCGCTGAAGGAACTTTGTAAAATTGGTACTACACTTTATGATAATCAGTTGAATAGTTTAAGAGAATTAAATCCTCATTCAGAACTTTCGACTGATCCAGATAATATTATACAATTATGTTTAGAAACTGTGTTAGATAGTCACAGTGTATTGATTTTTTGTCCATCAAAACAATGGTGTGAATCTTTAGCACAACAAGTTGCTGGTGCGTTTTACAAAATAGGAAATCAAGATACTGAATTAGGTTGTAATTTACGTAATCAATTAAGTAAAGATGCTATTATGGAGACACTTGAACAGTTAAAACGTACTCCTATTGGTTTGGATAAAGTATTGAGAAATACAGTATCATTTGGAGTAGCTTTTCATCATGCAGGTCTGACAATGGATGAACGTGATGTAATTGAAGGTGCTTTTCGTACTGGAGCATTAAGAGTACTTACTGCAACATCAACATTAAGTAGTGGAGTTAATTTACCAGCAAGAAGGGTCATCATACGTACCCCAATGTTTCACGGACAAGTTATTGATACTCTGACATATAAACAAATGATTGGCAGAGCTGGACGAATGGGTAAAGATACTGCTGGTGAAAGTATTTTAGTTTGTAAGCCAATTGAAAAGCATACAGTATCAAATCTTTTAAAATCTGATTTAAAACCTATTGAATCATGTTTAGAAGGTTCGAGACTATTGGTTCGTGCTCTACTTGAAGCAGTTGCCAGTGAGGTCGCCTATACAATTAACGATATTGAAGCTTACATGAGATGtacacttttaaaatttacaagtaacaCAAGTCTAGTTGAAGAAATGACTAAAGAAgcaattgaatttttggtaaaaaatgaattattacttATGCAAAAATCTGTTGATGGAATATGTCGATGGGTTGCTACTCAATTAGGAAAAGCTTGCTTAGCTGCTTCAGTACCACCAACCgatggattatttttatttgaagaaCTTCAAAAAGCTCGAAGATGTTTTGTACTGGATACAGAACTTCATGTTATTTATCTAGTAACTCCATTTAATTCATCGAATCAAATCGGTCAAATTGATTGGTATACATTTTTAgaaatatggaaaaatatatcagaGAGTGAACGACGTGTTGGACAACTAGTTGGAGTTAGTGAGGCTTATTTATTGTCTGCTGTAAGATGTCCACCAAAGCCAAGTAAGACTTTGGATATtcataaacgttttttttcagctttgGCACTTCATGATCTTGTTAGAGAAGTATCTTTAAATGCTGTTTGCAGAAAATATGACTGTGTAAGAGGTGTTATTCAAAGTCTCCAGCAAACAGCTTCAACGTTTGCAGGAATGGTCACacagttttgtaaaaaacttgGATGGAATTGTATTGAATTGTTAGTCTCACAGTTTCAAGCACGTTTGCAATTTGGAGTTTGTCGAGAATTATTAGACCTTTTACGTTTACCGATGCTCAATGGATTGAGAGCAAGAAGTCTTTTTAAAGAAGGTATTACTACAGTAGCAGAGCTTGCTATTGCTGATGCAATGGATGTTGAACGTGCATTGTATAAAGCATTACCGTTTGAAAGTGAAAAAGAGCAGTTTGGTGAGCATGAGATTGAAGCAGCAAGAAGAAATGAAATGAGAACTGTTTTTGTAACCGGTAAAGACGGACTTACGCCAAGTGAAGCAGCTCTTATGTTGGTCAATGAAGCTAGAGCTTTGGTACAGTGTGAATTGGGATTAGAACAAGTACAGTGGGATAAAAAGGATCAGTCTAGAAGAGCAACTGGATTGGAAGTATCAAAATCATTATCAGGAGTAAATCAAATAAGTCAATTGACAGAAGTTGTTGCTTTGTCTCGAGCTAATTCAGGACTCAGTAGTGGCAGTAATGTTTCGGAAAATGCTTTGATACCTTGTGCTCAACAGGAAATTCAATCACAAGTTATGAATTCAAATAGAACTCAAGCTGAAAATCAAGAAGATGATACTGAAGATGATTTTGTTTTACTACTCAATACTCCAGATGTTATTGAAGATATAACTGATGATGAAGAAatgaataatgataaaaaaattaatcaagataaatttaaaaatgaaaaaatagttCAACAAATTCCAGAAGAAATTCCAGAAGCAGTTACAACTCCTAGTTCCTTGATAACTTCAACTTCAAATAGAAGACGGTCATATTCACAGAGTCCAAGTTTATTTGGCGATAGTTTAGTTCTGGATACACAAGAGTGCAATCTTTTAGATCAAAATATCATCGACTTAGACGGTGTAGTATttgatgatataaatttttctgttgaACAAGCATCTAAAGTACAAAAACCAGAAACGAGTATGACCaaagataaatataataaacctGAAGAGAAACGTAATCCAGAGACATCATCACAGTCAAGTTATAAATCATTAGTTTGGAATGAAGATACTTGGAATAGTACCAAAGGTGGCCAGGATGTTAATAAGCGTTTGCAAAATCAATtggattcatttaaaaatttaaaagaaccAACGGTAGAAATTTTAAgacaagaaaaattgaaagacTGTAATCAATATCGTACTCCAAAGAGAAAACGTTCTACTGACTCAAATTCAGAAAGAACTCCATTAGATAAATTACAAAGAGCTTCAAAAAGAAAGTACAGCTCTCCTACTGCTGAAAAATCTCCAATAGCTAGTCTTATTACTTATGACACTAATCGAAGATTATCGACAGGTTCAAATAAGTCTGAAGATGAGACTGTAAGTCCTTCTCAAACTCTCGAACCTTTTGGatcagttcaaaaaaatcgcaCGAGAATTAAAATGATGTCTATGAGAAGTCGTACTCAGAAAACTTTACGACTAGGGGAAACTTCTGTCGTTAAATTGCAATCTAGAAATAACGTTGAATTAAATTCGATACCAACAACATCTAAAGTTAACCAAATTCAAGTAGAAGTACAAGTTCATAATGCTGCTAAttctgatgatgatgatgatatgTTTTTATGTGATGATTGTAGTACCGCAAATGTTGCTccaattttagataaaaaaattccagagACTACTTACATACTTACTGAAAAACGAgttgcattaaaaaataaacataataaaattgttaataaaaaatcgttGTTAGAAGAATTATCAATTGTAAATATATCAGAtaggattaaatttaatgaatttaaatttgaaattgatgGCAAAGAAGAAATAGCATTGGCATTAGCAtgtgaaatattttcatatgATACTGTAGGTATTGgaactaaaattataaacaatgaaGCTTATCAAGATTTTAAAAGACGACTAAAAAATACCGATGGtatttatgatgataaaaaactttGTGGAGTTTCAATAACATGgggtgaaaatatttattatcttccatttgaaaattttcgtgaaaatAATCGTGTACCTGTTAAAGAACGTATGTCATTTCTAACAGAATtattatcaactaaaaaactAACTGTTAAATGTTTTCAacttaaagaaatttataaaacactTTATAAATGTTGCGGTTTAACACCTTCATGTAAATTTATCGATCCAACTACTGCAAATTGGCTATTAAATTCAGACATAACTTATAACAATTTTGAAGAattgattaaagaaaatttaccaGAAAGTaaaatccatttaaataatataaaacgtACTCCAAATGACATTGGACCAGGTATGAATGTCAGAAGTGAAGTACCAAGTAAAATAAGAGCTTGCACTGAAGCTTTATTGACTTGGTTTCTTTTAGACAACCTTAAAAAAAAGCTGGAAGCTCAAGATCCTGTTTTACTGGATACTTTTAAACATGTGGAGATGGGAGTGATACCACTGTTGGCTCGTATGGAATTAACAGGATTAGGAATAAGTCTTGAGCCACTTGAAGAATTATCAAAAGCTATTCTTGATGAAATGTCACAGCTTGAAAAGCAAGCTTATAGTTtagctggaaaaaaatttaattttttatcacctcGAGGCGTTTTAGAAGTTCTTGGTTTAAATAAAGGTAAAAAAGTATGTGCCAACAAAGCAGTACTTGAACAATGCGATCATCCAATAGCTAAAATGATTATCTACTGGAGAAAATTAAACactattcatataaaaaatatttgtcctTTACTAAACAATGCCAAAGGATCCAATAGAATACATGGAAATTGTTGCACTACAACAGTGACAGGACGAATTGTTATGAATGAACCAAACCTTCAAAATGTTCCTCGAGATTTCAATGCACCAGACAATAGTAAACTCATCAGTATTCGTACTGCATTCGTTCCTGCATTAGATAATGTTTTATTGTCTGCTGATTACTGTCAACTGGAACTACGAATACTAGCTCATTTATCCAAAGAACCAAAACTATGTAGTGTATTAAAAAAACCTGgagatgtttttaaaaatattgcagCACGTTGGTACAATACAACTGAGTCAAGAGTTGATGATACCATGAGACAAAGAGCTAAACAATTGTGTTACGGTATGATTTATGGAATGGGAATTAAAACACTGGCTGAGACACTTCAAGTAGATGAGACTGAAGCTCGTGAATTTCTGGAGACTTTTATGGGCGCTTATCCTGGTATTCAAAAATGGTTAATTGAAGCTGTTGAAGTAGCTAGAAAACAAGGATACGTTACAACACTAATGAAACGTCGAAGATTGTTGCCAGATCTCAATAACGAATCATCTGGATTGAAAAGACAGGCTGAGAGACAAGCTGTCAATACTAAAATCCAAGGATCTGCTGCGGATATTGCCAAAAAAGCAATGATACTTATTGATGAGAGGTTGAGGAAGGAATTTCCTGATATGATGATGGTTTTTTCTGGAGCAACTGCTAAGAGAAAGCTTAGACGCAGCAGAGACACTTCACCTAAAGGTGCTTATTTAGTTCTTCATCTTCAcgatgaattaatttatgaagtTAATGCGACAAATGTTGATAAAGTTGCGAAAATTGTTAAAGAGTCTATGGAACATGCTTATTCGTTGTCTGTTCCTCTACCTGTTAAGGTCAAAATTGGATCTACTTGGGGTGAATTAAAAGAATACAAGTTTGATActtga